The genomic stretch GGAAGCTGGCTGACGGTGAAACGGGATGCCATCGAACAGGTCCGAGCCGGCGCCCAGATCCTTGACGTGAACATGGGCGTTCCCGGTATCAACCAGGCTAAGGCGATGGAAACAGCCATTACGGAATTGTCCTTGCTCGTCGATGTGCCTCTGGCCATTGATACGACCGATGCAGCCGCCTTGGAAGCGGGGCTTCGGGTCTACCCCGGCCGCGCTTTGATCAACTCGGTAAGCGCCGAGCCGGACCGGCTCCGTGAATTCCTGCCGCTGGCAAAAAAATATGGCGCCGCTGTGCTCTGCCTGCCCATTGCGCCAGGCGGCGTTCCCCAGACGGCGCAGGAACGAGTGGCTATCGCCCAGCAGATCGTCGACGCCGCTCTAGCCGCCGGTCTCCGCCGTCAGGACCTTCTGCTCGATCCCCTCGTCATGACTGTGGCCACTGACGCGAATGCCGCCCGGGAAACGCTGGAGACGCTCCGCAGCTACCGGAAAACCTTCGGGTTCCCAACCGTCATGGGTCTTAGTAATGTCTCCTTCGGCCTGCCACGGCGCAATCTCGTCAACGCCGCCTTCTGTGCATTGGCTCTTGACGCCGGTCTGGACGCGCCGATCATGAACCCCTTTGATGAAACCCTCTCTGACTGCTGGAACGCTGCCCAGGTATTGCTCGGCCATGACAAGCAGGGACAGCGCTTCTGCATCCGTTACGCCCAATCTGCGGGGGCACCTTCATCGGCGAAGGTCGCAGGCAACGCCGCAACCGAAGGCGATGTGCTCACCTGCATCCGCAAGGCTGTCATCGCCGGCGAGAAGGAGAGCGTAATCCCCCTCGTCCGCAAAGCATTGGCCGAAGGATTGACGGCCATCGCCATCACCGAGGGAGGGCTGACAACCGCCATGACCGAGATCGGCGAGGCCTATGGCAGCGGCCGCTGCTTTCTGCCGCAAGTCATGCTTGCAGCTGAAACGATGCGGGTAGCCTTCCAGACTCTGAAGGCGGAACTGCCCAGCCAGGACATGGCCAGCAAAGGGCGGGTACTCCTGGCGACGGTGCGGGGCGATATTCACGATCTGGGTAAAAACATCGTAGCGGCCTTGCTGGAAAACAACGGATTTACCGTCATCGACCTCGGCAAGGACGTGCCGGCTGAACGGATCGTCGCCGAGGCGCGGGCGCAACGAGCCGACGTAGTGGGTCTTTGTGCCTTGATGACGACAACCTTGCCGGAGATCGATCACACCATCGCCGCCCTCAAAGCGGCCGGAGTCGAATGCCTGACTATGGCCGGGGGCGCCGTTGTCACCGCCGAATACGCCGCGGCAGCCGGGGTTGACGGCTATGCACCGGATGCTGTCTCGGCTGTGAAATTGACGGAAGAACTGCTTAAAAGGCGAAAGAGAGGAAAAACGCGAGGGCTGACGTGAAGTCAGCCCTTTTCAATGGTCATATTATCGTTTTCGGGTACCGGCTTGGCTTTTTACCCTCTCACTGAAACGTGTTACCGGCTAAACCGCCTGGTTGCGCAGCTTTTCCCGCAACCGGTCGACATGAGCGGCGAAAAGCTCCAAGCGCCGTTTTTCCGTCTCCGCGTTGTATTGACCTGACTCCAGATCCAACGTGGCGATCAGCTTCGCATAAAAGAGCTTATCCTCCAGGGACATGTTTCGGTTTTGAAAATACTTGTCGATCCGGTACAAAACTTGATCTTCTCGCATTATGGCCACCTCTTTCACTTTCGAACTATACCCTATAATCGTATGCATCAGTTGACAGCCGTAGAACCGGTTCTATACTATTTATCCCCTACATAAATTTTACATATAAACGGCCGATTGGACAGGGAGGAGGAACCGGTCTTGCACATACAGGAACAACGGAAATTGGAACAACAGATCCTCGGCTTGCTCGACCAGTTGATCGATGAAGCGAGCCAGGTCAGCATGCTCGTGGGTCCTTATCGGGAGGAGCGCTTTGAAGAGGGTGCACGGCTATCGGCCCAACTGGCAGTGCTCTGTGAATTGCTGGTAGAGGGAAGGCGCGAATATGTGGAACCAACCATGCGTCAGCTTTTGCAACAAAAGCTTCCCCATCCGGCCGTCTTGCGCAGTTTCGGCGAATTCCAGCGCACCCTCGAAGACTACCTGAAAGCCGGCATTGCCCGACGGCAGGCAGAATGGAACAGCGGTACTGTTGCCGTGGGCGGTGCGATGCCGCTGTTGCCGGAAAAGGACGTAACGTCTGATGCTGGGGCGCTTTGCAGCGCTGCAGCAGAGCAGGCCGCGTCAGCGAATCGATCTGGCCCGGCCACGGCAGCGGCCCTAAGACAAGCGCCATCGAAACAACACGCCTGCGCTGCCGCCAATACGCCCAAGTCTACCGCCAAAGCCGCAGGCAAGGAGGAAAAAGAATCTGGTAAAATCATCGTTATGCGCGCCCTGAAGGATATATACCCACAGATGGAGGTGATCGCCGGCAGCCCGCCCGGCCTATCAGGCATCGCCGCCTATGTGCCGGCGAAAGGGCTTGCCGTCTGTTGCGACCCTGAGCCGAAAGGGGCGAGCCGCCTCGAATTCGCCTGCCGACAAAGGGGCCTCAAATTAGCCTATATTTCTCCGACAGATATGCACAGCCCCAGCCGATTGAAACGGGCCTTGTTGCGCACAGGAATCCGCTGATTTTTTCCTTGACCCTTTTTCCGGGACGGTGTAGAATACAAGTACATCTTGAATAATCGATCCAATAGTGATGATGGGGAAGAGTAACCGTCTCATCCGCACAGACAGCGAACCGGGGTAGGTGGGAGCCGGACTGGCGGAAACGGTGAAAGCCACCCTTAAACTGCAACCTGAGCCGCTGAGCATAATATGCTGGTGGGGTAAGGGATGCCGGCATTCCTCCGTTATCGGGAAATTGAGTGGACCGGCGCATTATCGCCGGTAACCAGGGTGGTACCGCGAAGCCAGGCCTTCGTCCCTTTTTGTGGACGAGGGCCTTTTTTGTCGAGTAAAAAAAAGGAGTGACGTACCATGGAAGCTGGGGCCAAAAAACAAATCCTTGACATCCTCCAAGAAGACTGCCGGAGGAGTCCCGAACAGATCGCCCTGATGCTGGGCCTGGAAGCAGAGGCCGTAAAAGCTGCCATCGCCGAGATGGAAGATGAACGCCTCATTCTCAAATACCCGGCTCTGATCAACCCGGAAAAACTGGGTGATGACACGGTCACCGCCATGATCGACGTAAAGGTTGTTCCCCAACGGGATCTGGGCTTTGACCAGGTGGCCGAGCGCATTTACCGCTACCCGGAAGTGCGTTCCGTCTTCCTCATGTCCGGCGGTTATGACCTCTCTGTCGTGATTGAAGGGCGGACAATGAAGGAAGTGGCCCTTTTCGTGGCCCAGAAACTAGCCGTCTTGGAGCATGTCCAGTCAACGGCGACCCATTTTGTCCTCAAACGGTACAAGAAAGACGGCGTCATCTATGATGAAGAAATAGAAGACAATAGATTGCAGGTGAGTCCATGATGAAGCCCTTCAACGACTACATCAACCCGGTAATCCTTAACCTTCCGCCCTCGGGGATCCGCCGATTCTTCGATCTGGTGGCCAATACGAAGGGCGTCATCTCCCTTGGTGTGGGCGAACCGGACTTCGTCACCCCCTGGCATGTGCGCGAATCCTGTTTTTACGCCCTTGAACGAGGTTACACCATGTACACATCCAACTTCGGTACGCCGGAGTTGCGGAAAGAAATCACCCGCTTCATCCAGCGTTCCTATGGGGTCGATTATGACCCCCTCTCGGAGGTTCTGGTCACCGTCGGCGCCTCTGAGGCTGTCGATCTGGCCATGCGGATGCTGCTCTGCCCCGGCGATGAGGTGCTTGTTCCCGAGCCGAGCTACGTCTCCTACTCACCAACTGTCACCATGGCCGGCGGCGTAGCCGTCGCCGTCCCTACCTATGTGAAAGATGACTTCCAATTGACTGTTGAGGCCCTGGAGAAAAAGGTGTCGCCTCGCACCAAGATGCTTGTCCTCTGTTATCCGAATAATCCGACAGGCGCGATCATGACCCGGCCAGAACTGGAGGCCATCGCCCGCTTCGCAGAAGAGAGAGACCTGATCGTCCTGGCTGACGAGATCTATGCCGAACTGACTTATGAGGAACAGCACGTCTGTTTTGCCGGACTGCCCGGGATGCGCGATCGCACCGTGCTGATCAACGGCCTGTCCAAATCACACGCCATGACGGGTTGGCGTATCGGATATGTTTGTGGGAACAAGGATTTTATCGCCCAAATGACGAAAATACACCAATACACGATCCTCTGCGCGCCGATCATGGGGCAAATGGCTGCTCTCGAAGCGCTGCGCAACGGGGATCTGGAAAAGTCGCGCATGGTCAATCAATACGACCAGCGCCGCCGTTTCGTCGTTGCGAGATTCAACCAGATGGGGTTGACCTGTTTTAACCCGCGGGGCGCCTTCTACGCCTTCCCCAGCATCACCGCCACCGGACTGTCCAGCGACGATTTCTGCGAACAACTGCTGGCAGAGGAGAAGGTGGCTGTCGTGCCTGGCACCGCTTTCGGCGCCAGCGGAGAAGGATTTATCCGCGTCTCCTACGCCTCATCGATGGCCAATCTCACGACCGCCTTGGACCGCATCGAGGCTTTTGTCCAGCGCTGCAAGAAACGGCAGGCGTCCTGAAAGGAAGATGCCTGATGAAACTCCGCTTTCTGGGAGCCGCCCAGACGGTCACCGGTTCTTGCTACCTCATCGACACCGGGAAGACCAAACTCCTCGTCGATTGCGGACTCTACCAGGGCCCCAAGGAGATCAAAGAGCGGAACTACGGCGAATTTCCCTTCAACCCGGCTGCGATCGACTTCGTCTGCCTGACCCACGCCCATACAGACCACTCCGGCTTACTGCCCAAACTGGCCCGCCTGGGTTTTAAGGGCCAGATCCTGGCCACTGCGCCGACCATCGACCTCTGCAACATCATGCTGCCCGATTCAGGCCACATCCAGGAGATGGAAGTGGAGCGGAAAAACCGCAAAGCCTCCCGTTCGGGAAAACCACTGTTGCAGCCCATCTATACGGTCCGCGATGCTGCTGAAACGATGAAATATTTCCGACCTGCGGGCTACCGCGAAACCATCCAGTTGACGCCGGAAATCCGGGTGCGTTTTCAAGATTCCGGGCACATCCTCGGTTCGGCTTCTCTGGAGATCTGGGTGACCGAAGCGGGGAAGGAGGCCAAGATCGTCTTTTCCGGTGACTTGGGCAACACCAACCTGCCCATCGTCAATGAGCCGACGCCCATCACCGATGCCGACTACATCGTCGTTGAGTCCACCTACGGCGACCGCGACCACGACCGGAGCCGGTCTCGGCTGGATCTGCTCCAGGAGGTCATCCAGGAGACTTATGACCGGGGCGGCAAGCTACTCATCCCGTCCTTCGCTATCGAACGCACCCAGGACCTGCTCTATGAATTGGCCCAACTGTTCCAAAAAAAGCTGGTTCCTGACATCGACATCTACATCGACAGCCCCCTAGCCATCGCTGCCACTGAAGTTTTTATGAAAAATATGTACTACTTCGATGACGAGGCTAAGGGCTTTTTTACCGCCAACAACGGCGTCTTCTCCCTGCCAAACCTGCACTACTCCCGACGAGCCGAGGAATCGATGGCTCTCAACAGTCTGCAGGGACGGGCGATCATCATCGCCGGTTCGGGGATGGCCGATGCGGGGCGGATCAAGCACCATCTCAAGCACAATCTTTGGCGCAAAGAAACAACGGTTCTCTTTGTCGGCTTCCAGGCAGAAGGCACTCTGGGACGGCGGTTGCTGGAAGGAGAGAAGCAGGTCCGCATTCACGGTGAGGAGATCACGGTCCGCGCCAACATCCGCAATGTGCCCGGTTTTTCCGGCCATGCTGACCGGAGCGGCTTGATCAACTGGCTAAAGCATTTTCAGAGGCCGCCGAAAACCCTCTTTATCACCCATGGCGAACCGGAGGCGATGAACAGTTTTTCCGACCTGATCCGGCAACAGCTGGGCTGGAAGACCCATATCCCTGCCTGGCTAGAGGAAGTGCCTTTGCTGGCGGAGCAACCTGCCGAAGTACCGGCAGCAGCGGCGGCAGTGACTTCAACCTCTGTTCTGCCCTCCGTCGGCGATCTGGTGACGCCAGAAGCCGCCGAGCGGGCCTATCTGCAACTGCGCATGCTGTTGCGTGAACTGGTTGAAGAGGAAATGGACCGCCACGAATATGCCCGCCTGCTGGAACACTTCAAAGAATTGGAAAAGGTCATCCTCTCCATGTTGGGACGACCGCTCGGTGGCGCAGGCAGTGGTCGCGCGACCGGGTAAGCCTAGTGGTATAGGAAAGGAACGCCTTTGGACAAATTATGGTATGGAGGTGAGCCTTTAATGACCCATATCATCAACGACGATTGTGTCAACTGCGGCGCTTGCGCACCTGAATGCCCGACGAATGCCATCAGCGAAGGCCCTGACAAGTACATCATTGATGCGGACAAGTGCATCGATTGCGGCGCCTGCGCCGATGTCTGCCCCGTTGGCGCTCCTCGTCCGGAAGGGGACCAAAAATAAACGTTCTCTACAAAAAACCTTTCCTGCCGCTGTGCAGGGAAGGTTTTTTACCCTGTTGCCAAGCCGATCAGGGGAGAGTACAATGGGACTGACAATCATTTGCATTCAGGGGGCTGTATCCCATGCGACTCTCGCTCGACCAGGTCAAAAGAGGCCAGCAGGTCGTCATTCGTTCCCTTCCTGACGAGCGGATCCGGGCACAGGCCATCCGCTTCGGCATCGCCGAAGGCGCCGCAGTAGTCTGCCAGGAGATCATCCCCGCCGGTCCCATTGTCATCCGCAAAAACAAACAGGAAATAGCTATCGGGCGCGATCTGGCCCGGCGGATCGATGTAGAACTCGTCAGTTGATAGGACTGGGATATGATGAACCAGGAACCAGGAATTTCTTCCTATTTGCGTCGTCTCCCCGCCGTCCATCTCGTAGCGGCGCAGGCCGATCTTCGAGAAAAAACGGACGCTTTCGGCCAAGCGAGATTGGTGGCAGCCATTCAGGCTGCCCTCGATCATCTGCGTCAGCAAATCCGGAGGGTCAGTTCACTCGAAGCGCTCGAACAGATCGATATCACGCCGGAAGGCGTCAGTCGAGCGGCGCTGGCCTTGCTGGAGGCGCAGGAGCGACCGCATCTCCAGCAAGTGATCAACGCCACCGGCGTGATTCTCCATACGAATCTCGGCCGCGCACCCTTGGCTGACGAGGCATTGGCCGCTATCCAAAGAACTGCATCAGGCTACTCGAACCTGGAACTTGATCTGGCCTCAGGCAAGCGGGGGGAGCGCTACGACCATGTGCGGGACTTGCTCTGCCTTTTGACCGGCGCCGAGGCAGCCCTCGTCGTCAACAACAACGCCGCCGCGGTCCTCTTGGTTCTCACGGCCTTAGCCAGAGACCGGGATGTCATCCTTTCGCGGGGCGAAATGATCGAGATCGGCGGTTCTTTCCGCATCCCTGACGTGATGGTCCAGAGCGGCGCCCGGCTCGTCGAAGTGGGCACGACAAACAAGACCCGGCTCTCCGACTATGCAGCTGCCATTACTGAAAAGACGGCGCTTCTGTTGAAAGTCCACCCCAGCAACTACCGGATCATCGGTTTTACCGAATCGACAGCGCGAGAGGACCTCGTCCGTCTTGGGAATGGGCGGGGCATCCCTGTTGTGGAAGATCTGGGCAGCGGGGCCTTGCTGGATGGCGACGGTTCTGGATGCTTTTTGGGCGAACCGACTGTCTCCCAGGTGGTCCGCTCCGGCATAGATGTCGTCACCTTCAGCGGCGACAAGCTCCTCGGCGGACCTCAAGGGGGGATCATCGTCGGCAAGCGCTGCTGGATCGACCGGATCGCCCAGCACCCGCTCACACGAGCGTTGCGTGTCGACAAATTAACCCTAGCCGCGCTGGAAGCGACCCTTCGTCTCTACCTGCGACCAGAAGCGGCCCGAGAACAGATTCCCGCCCTTCGGGCGCTGCTTCGTGATGAAACGGAAATCCGTGAAGAGGCGGAAAGGCTTGCCGCATCGCTGCGATCGGCCTTGGCAGCCGCCTCCGCACCTGATCCGGCAACAAGCCCCGCAGCGACTTCGGTTCCTACTCCCAGGGCACCCTCGTTCATTGCGCAGGCAACGGTGCAACCGAATGGGGAGACGATCGCTCGCAAAGAGAGAATGCCAGCAGGAGACAGGCTTGTTCGCGTGGAAAAAAGCTATGCCCAGGTAGGCGGAGGCGCCTTGCCTGAGTTGCAGATCCCCAGTTGGGCTGTTGTCGTTACGCCGCGAACCGGCGCCCGACATTTGGCGGAGGACCTGCGCTGCGGCGAGATCCCCGTCCTCGGGCGGGTGCAATCGGAGGAACTTTGGCTGGATCTGCGAACGGTCACCTCGGCGCAGGCAACCCTGTTGCCTCGTCTTGTGGCGGCTGTTTTTTAAAAAAGGGCGGCTGTTTTTTTATCATCTATGTGTAGCTTTTCGCAAACGCAGGAAGGGGGGAGCGCCGTGACCTTAGATCCGATTCGCCTGACGGCGATGTCCAGTAAAGCTGGGTGAGCGGCCAAAATCGGTCCTGCGGACCTAGCCCAGGTCTTGGGCTACTTACCTCCAAAACCAGACGACCCGAACCTGCTCGTCGGCTTGGAATACAGCGATGACGCCGGCGTATACCGGCTCTCGCCCGATTTGGCGCTGGTGCAGACCGTTGACTTTTTTACGCCAATCGTGGATGATCCCTATCTCTTTGGGCAAATCGCCGCCGCCAACGCCCTCTCCGACGTGTACGCCATGGGCGGACGACCGGTGACGGCTCTCAATCTTGTCGCCTTTCCCACCAAAACGTTGCCCATGAAAGTCCTCGGTGAGATCCTGCGCGGCGGCGCCGACAAAGTGCGCGAAGCCGGTGCCGTCTTGCTCGGCGGCCACTCCATCGAGGATAAGGAACCCAAATACGGTCTTTCCGTCACTGGCGTCGTCCATCCCGACCGGGTCTGGACCAATGGCGGCGCCCGGCCCGGTGACGGGCTGATCCTGACCAAGCCGCTGGGCATCGGCATCATCTCGACGGCCATCAAAAAAGGCAAAGCCTCCCCGGACGCCGTGGCAGCGGCCACAGAGGCGATGACTGCCCTCAACAAGACGGCGGCGGAGGTTCTTTCCGACTTTTCCGTCGGCGGATGCACCGACATCACCGGCTTCGGTCTTCTCGGTCACGGCCTAGAGATGGCCAGAGCGTCTCGATGCAGCCTTCGAATCCATGCCGGCAAGGTTCCCATCATACCCGAGGCCCGCGACTACGCCATCGCCGGATACGTCCCCGGCGGTTCCAAATGCAACCTTTCCACCGTTTCGCCGCAGCTCCATCTTGCGGCGGATCTGCAACCAGAAACGGGTATCCTGCTGGCGGATGCCATCACCTCCGGCGGCTTGCTCGTCTCCCTGCCGGAAAAAGAGGTAGAAGCGGCGATCGCGGCGCTTCATAACGCTGGTGTGACCAGCGCCCGCTACATCGGCAGTGTCTCCGGCGACGCGCCGGGCACGATCTCTGTCCTTTCAGAATAGGAAAGAAGGGTCAGCCTTGTCTTTCGAACGAACCGGTTCCATCTTTTCTGGACTCGCAGGCGCCTATGTCCAAAGGGAGGCCCATGTGGTCTCCCTTTTTCCTTACGCCTTCCCCGATGAAAACGCTCTGGCGCTCCGCGCCCGCCGAATGACCGCAACAGACTCCTATCCCCGCTCGGAACTATCGTCTCTCCTGGAAGGGTATCAGCGCCGGCTGGCAGATCTTGCAGGGTTGGAGGGATCCTCCAACCGGGCTGCCGACCAGGCGCGCCGCCTGGCCGAAGCAAATAGCCTTGCTGTGGTGACCGGTCAGCAAGCGGGT from Heliomicrobium modesticaldum Ice1 encodes the following:
- a CDS encoding aminotransferase class I/II-fold pyridoxal phosphate-dependent enzyme codes for the protein MMKPFNDYINPVILNLPPSGIRRFFDLVANTKGVISLGVGEPDFVTPWHVRESCFYALERGYTMYTSNFGTPELRKEITRFIQRSYGVDYDPLSEVLVTVGASEAVDLAMRMLLCPGDEVLVPEPSYVSYSPTVTMAGGVAVAVPTYVKDDFQLTVEALEKKVSPRTKMLVLCYPNNPTGAIMTRPELEAIARFAEERDLIVLADEIYAELTYEEQHVCFAGLPGMRDRTVLINGLSKSHAMTGWRIGYVCGNKDFIAQMTKIHQYTILCAPIMGQMAALEALRNGDLEKSRMVNQYDQRRRFVVARFNQMGLTCFNPRGAFYAFPSITATGLSSDDFCEQLLAEEKVAVVPGTAFGASGEGFIRVSYASSMANLTTALDRIEAFVQRCKKRQAS
- a CDS encoding MBL fold metallo-hydrolase RNA specificity domain-containing protein codes for the protein MKLRFLGAAQTVTGSCYLIDTGKTKLLVDCGLYQGPKEIKERNYGEFPFNPAAIDFVCLTHAHTDHSGLLPKLARLGFKGQILATAPTIDLCNIMLPDSGHIQEMEVERKNRKASRSGKPLLQPIYTVRDAAETMKYFRPAGYRETIQLTPEIRVRFQDSGHILGSASLEIWVTEAGKEAKIVFSGDLGNTNLPIVNEPTPITDADYIVVESTYGDRDHDRSRSRLDLLQEVIQETYDRGGKLLIPSFAIERTQDLLYELAQLFQKKLVPDIDIYIDSPLAIAATEVFMKNMYYFDDEAKGFFTANNGVFSLPNLHYSRRAEESMALNSLQGRAIIIAGSGMADAGRIKHHLKHNLWRKETTVLFVGFQAEGTLGRRLLEGEKQVRIHGEEITVRANIRNVPGFSGHADRSGLINWLKHFQRPPKTLFITHGEPEAMNSFSDLIRQQLGWKTHIPAWLEEVPLLAEQPAEVPAAAAAVTSTSVLPSVGDLVTPEAAERAYLQLRMLLRELVEEEMDRHEYARLLEHFKELEKVILSMLGRPLGGAGSGRATG
- a CDS encoding homocysteine S-methyltransferase family protein; protein product: MIKLFDGAMGTMLQAAGLLPGACPERFNLEHPERVTAIHRRYVEMGAEIIETNTFGATRLKLAHYRMADQVEAVCHAAVRAARAACGPATKIAGSVGPTGKLIAPLGELSFEEAVDVYSEQISALAAVGVDYILIETIIDIQEMRAALLAAKAVAKVPVICQLSFGADGRTVTGTDPATAAYLLEAMGADVIGVNCSLGPAQLLPVIEAIAGATNLPISAQPNAGMPELIDGRTVFPMSPEEFASWAPKLAAAGATYLGGCCGTTPEHIAAAKAALEAAYPGGAAPARLIKDPVTALTSRSRTVFLGPAFSPVIIGERINPTGRKALAAEIKGGSWLTVKRDAIEQVRAGAQILDVNMGVPGINQAKAMETAITELSLLVDVPLAIDTTDAAALEAGLRVYPGRALINSVSAEPDRLREFLPLAKKYGAAVLCLPIAPGGVPQTAQERVAIAQQIVDAALAAGLRRQDLLLDPLVMTVATDANAARETLETLRSYRKTFGFPTVMGLSNVSFGLPRRNLVNAAFCALALDAGLDAPIMNPFDETLSDCWNAAQVLLGHDKQGQRFCIRYAQSAGAPSSAKVAGNAATEGDVLTCIRKAVIAGEKESVIPLVRKALAEGLTAIAITEGGLTTAMTEIGEAYGSGRCFLPQVMLAAETMRVAFQTLKAELPSQDMASKGRVLLATVRGDIHDLGKNIVAALLENNGFTVIDLGKDVPAERIVAEARAQRADVVGLCALMTTTLPEIDHTIAALKAAGVECLTMAGGAVVTAEYAAAAGVDGYAPDAVSAVKLTEELLKRRKRGKTRGLT
- a CDS encoding Lrp/AsnC family transcriptional regulator; this encodes MEAGAKKQILDILQEDCRRSPEQIALMLGLEAEAVKAAIAEMEDERLILKYPALINPEKLGDDTVTAMIDVKVVPQRDLGFDQVAERIYRYPEVRSVFLMSGGYDLSVVIEGRTMKEVALFVAQKLAVLEHVQSTATHFVLKRYKKDGVIYDEEIEDNRLQVSP
- a CDS encoding FeoA family protein; translated protein: MRLSLDQVKRGQQVVIRSLPDERIRAQAIRFGIAEGAAVVCQEIIPAGPIVIRKNKQEIAIGRDLARRIDVELVS
- the selD gene encoding selenide, water dikinase SelD, which translates into the protein MSSKAGUAAKIGPADLAQVLGYLPPKPDDPNLLVGLEYSDDAGVYRLSPDLALVQTVDFFTPIVDDPYLFGQIAAANALSDVYAMGGRPVTALNLVAFPTKTLPMKVLGEILRGGADKVREAGAVLLGGHSIEDKEPKYGLSVTGVVHPDRVWTNGGARPGDGLILTKPLGIGIISTAIKKGKASPDAVAAATEAMTALNKTAAEVLSDFSVGGCTDITGFGLLGHGLEMARASRCSLRIHAGKVPIIPEARDYAIAGYVPGGSKCNLSTVSPQLHLAADLQPETGILLADAITSGGLLVSLPEKEVEAAIAALHNAGVTSARYIGSVSGDAPGTISVLSE
- the selA gene encoding L-seryl-tRNA(Sec) selenium transferase, encoding MNQEPGISSYLRRLPAVHLVAAQADLREKTDAFGQARLVAAIQAALDHLRQQIRRVSSLEALEQIDITPEGVSRAALALLEAQERPHLQQVINATGVILHTNLGRAPLADEALAAIQRTASGYSNLELDLASGKRGERYDHVRDLLCLLTGAEAALVVNNNAAAVLLVLTALARDRDVILSRGEMIEIGGSFRIPDVMVQSGARLVEVGTTNKTRLSDYAAAITEKTALLLKVHPSNYRIIGFTESTAREDLVRLGNGRGIPVVEDLGSGALLDGDGSGCFLGEPTVSQVVRSGIDVVTFSGDKLLGGPQGGIIVGKRCWIDRIAQHPLTRALRVDKLTLAALEATLRLYLRPEAAREQIPALRALLRDETEIREEAERLAASLRSALAAASAPDPATSPAATSVPTPRAPSFIAQATVQPNGETIARKERMPAGDRLVRVEKSYAQVGGGALPELQIPSWAVVVTPRTGARHLAEDLRCGEIPVLGRVQSEELWLDLRTVTSAQATLLPRLVAAVF
- a CDS encoding DUF362 domain-containing protein — protein: MTHIINDDCVNCGACAPECPTNAISEGPDKYIIDADKCIDCGACADVCPVGAPRPEGDQK